In the Flavobacterium sp. J372 genome, one interval contains:
- a CDS encoding CotH kinase family protein has product MSKTTLQKILFSLLFIFSLQDIYAQVAVNEIMSSNTSTLADEDGSYEDWVELYNYGTTPIDLTGYGLTDTPAAPFKWVFPAVTMQPGSYLVVWASDKNKVVPGQPLHTNWKISTGGETIVLTQPDGTVADQAPATALEENVSIGRQPNGTGSWLFFYTSTPGTPNTGSGLTELLTPPVFSHNSGYYNTGFNLVLTHSNPSAIIVYTTDGSQPVLNNTMGTLYTYKNAYKLEPTDSEGPLLSDSYNSNTYFQPIGIADRSAEPDQLANKNTRQHPLYTPPTPVRKATVVRARVYVDGVPSKIISKTYFVWPTNPYQLPVISLQIQENYMFDYNDGIYTSGIDFDNWRAANPNNNQWYRPDWNNYWRSGDTWEYPVHFEYFEPNSGSLNSAINMNAGWRIHGNNSRALGIKSLRLYARGEYDSQDQFEHDFFDEQIPDAPVPDNDEFKRLMLRGDGTGGPVAYDVVFTRAMQPVFNGVTRIKPAIHFINGEFWGLTAVRDRLDKHHYVKNFNLQEDNIVQIDCGGTNCDLSEGTNADYTDYIAMRDFIRNNSMATDANFDQAAAKLDMISFTDHMVMEIYAANDSYERTFWKVRTPENAGYGDGKYRLTVQDFEASLKDNINWLERWANLTNPANESYLGHLLANNGYKTYFINRFADILNTAFTTARFNSIVNQTFDEVAPYLPEDIHRFPRLTFYQNSQKTNLLNWGTNRPAIQRDQIRNQFGISSNVNLTINVSDTETGIVKINTIKIEDTTPGVPANPYPWTGIYFNGIPVTLEAIAKPGFVFSHWSGDVSGNNPELTVTPVGNMQITANFAPLGNEPGVVYFWWMSNAITNDIPLTSVDATFEDNGLNAVLHYTSCIAGYPLSSNDPLYHKGSMERRNAPTAVNYRPEANNDAPYVASQMKGIQIRQPFKVGTLENTVVLQAPTTDLQDIKLTLAVESDGAAQTLIADYWNGTEWVNTGLANASQSIPTTYEVKTFDFTGIAAANNNPDFKIRLRFDGTDMFADAGKRVHFNNIAIEAKAVLSAPRFEREISVKVYPNPTDSNVTIDASVPMDKIVIYNIFGQLVQQYTPVTAQQKINLEQLPAGIYFAKVTSGKSEITSKIIKK; this is encoded by the coding sequence ATGAGCAAAACTACCTTACAAAAAATTTTATTTTCACTATTGTTTATTTTTTCGCTTCAGGATATTTATGCTCAAGTCGCGGTAAATGAAATTATGTCGTCAAATACTTCAACTTTGGCTGATGAAGATGGAAGTTATGAGGACTGGGTTGAGCTATACAACTACGGAACTACTCCCATAGATTTAACAGGATATGGTTTAACAGATACTCCGGCAGCACCTTTTAAATGGGTTTTCCCGGCGGTAACAATGCAGCCAGGAAGTTACTTAGTTGTATGGGCATCAGACAAAAACAAGGTTGTACCGGGACAGCCGCTACACACTAACTGGAAGATAAGTACCGGCGGTGAAACAATTGTTCTAACACAGCCTGATGGCACAGTTGCAGACCAGGCACCTGCAACAGCCCTTGAAGAAAATGTTTCTATAGGCCGCCAGCCGAACGGTACAGGGTCATGGCTTTTCTTTTATACCTCGACACCCGGAACGCCAAATACCGGCTCAGGACTTACCGAATTGCTTACACCGCCTGTATTTAGTCATAATTCAGGCTACTACAATACAGGCTTTAATCTTGTCCTTACGCATTCAAACCCTAGTGCAATAATTGTTTATACAACTGATGGTTCTCAACCTGTGCTTAACAATACAATGGGCACATTATATACTTATAAAAACGCCTATAAGCTAGAGCCAACAGATTCGGAAGGGCCGCTTTTGTCTGACAGCTATAATTCAAATACATATTTTCAGCCTATCGGCATTGCAGATAGGAGTGCCGAGCCTGACCAGCTTGCAAATAAAAATACGAGACAGCACCCATTGTACACACCGCCAACACCTGTAAGAAAAGCTACTGTTGTAAGGGCACGGGTTTATGTTGATGGAGTACCTTCGAAAATAATATCTAAAACGTATTTCGTCTGGCCGACAAATCCTTACCAGCTTCCTGTAATATCATTACAAATACAGGAAAACTACATGTTTGATTACAATGATGGTATTTATACTTCGGGTATAGATTTTGATAATTGGAGAGCCGCTAACCCTAACAATAACCAATGGTACCGTCCTGACTGGAATAATTACTGGCGCAGTGGCGACACATGGGAATACCCTGTACATTTTGAATATTTTGAACCAAACTCCGGTAGTCTCAATTCTGCAATAAACATGAATGCAGGATGGCGCATACATGGCAATAACTCGCGTGCACTTGGTATAAAAAGCCTGAGACTATATGCTCGCGGAGAGTACGACTCACAAGACCAGTTTGAACATGATTTTTTTGACGAACAAATTCCTGATGCACCTGTGCCGGACAACGATGAGTTTAAGCGCCTCATGCTTCGTGGCGACGGTACGGGCGGCCCAGTGGCTTATGATGTGGTATTTACGCGCGCTATGCAGCCAGTATTTAATGGCGTAACACGTATAAAACCTGCAATCCATTTTATAAATGGCGAGTTTTGGGGCTTAACTGCTGTACGCGATAGGCTTGACAAACACCATTATGTAAAGAATTTTAATCTTCAGGAAGATAATATCGTTCAGATAGATTGCGGCGGTACTAATTGCGACCTTAGCGAAGGCACAAATGCTGACTATACAGATTATATTGCCATGCGCGACTTTATAAGAAACAACAGCATGGCCACAGATGCTAATTTTGACCAGGCTGCCGCTAAGCTCGACATGATATCGTTTACTGACCACATGGTGATGGAAATATATGCCGCCAACGATAGCTACGAAAGAACATTCTGGAAAGTGCGCACACCTGAAAATGCAGGCTACGGTGATGGAAAATATCGTCTTACGGTTCAGGATTTTGAAGCATCGCTAAAGGATAACATAAACTGGCTTGAGCGTTGGGCTAACCTTACAAATCCTGCAAATGAATCTTATCTTGGGCACCTGCTTGCCAATAATGGTTATAAAACCTACTTCATTAACCGTTTTGCCGATATTCTTAATACGGCATTTACTACGGCACGTTTCAACAGTATTGTAAACCAAACATTTGACGAAGTTGCACCGTACCTGCCTGAGGATATACATCGCTTCCCGAGGCTTACTTTCTACCAAAACTCGCAAAAAACAAACTTGCTTAATTGGGGTACAAACAGGCCGGCAATACAGCGTGACCAAATCCGCAACCAGTTTGGCATCAGCAGCAATGTTAACCTCACGATAAATGTATCAGACACCGAAACAGGTATCGTAAAAATAAACACGATAAAAATTGAAGACACTACACCCGGCGTACCTGCAAACCCTTACCCCTGGACAGGTATCTACTTTAACGGAATACCTGTTACGCTTGAAGCTATTGCAAAACCCGGCTTTGTATTCAGCCACTGGAGCGGTGATGTTAGCGGAAACAATCCTGAACTTACGGTAACCCCTGTTGGCAACATGCAGATAACCGCCAACTTCGCACCACTTGGCAATGAACCCGGTGTGGTATATTTTTGGTGGATGAGCAATGCCATTACTAATGACATTCCGCTTACAAGCGTTGATGCTACTTTTGAAGACAACGGACTTAACGCTGTATTGCACTATACATCTTGCATAGCAGGATATCCACTATCAAGTAATGACCCTCTGTATCATAAAGGCTCTATGGAGCGTAGAAATGCACCAACAGCAGTTAACTACCGTCCTGAAGCTAATAATGATGCTCCATATGTAGCCAGCCAGATGAAAGGTATACAAATACGCCAGCCGTTTAAGGTTGGTACACTTGAAAATACAGTTGTATTGCAGGCGCCTACCACCGATCTTCAGGACATCAAGCTAACATTGGCTGTTGAAAGCGATGGCGCAGCGCAAACACTTATTGCCGACTACTGGAATGGCACAGAGTGGGTTAATACAGGCCTTGCAAATGCATCGCAAAGTATACCCACTACCTATGAGGTTAAGACATTTGACTTTACGGGTATTGCTGCTGCAAATAATAATCCTGATTTTAAAATAAGGCTGCGTTTTGACGGAACCGATATGTTTGCTGATGCAGGAAAGCGGGTACACTTCAATAATATAGCTATCGAAGCCAAAGCAGTACTTTCGGCACCACGGTTTGAAAGGGAAATTTCTGTAAAAGTTTATCCTAATCCTACAGATAGCAATGTTACTATTGATGCAAGCGTACCTATGGATAAAATTGTAATTTACAACATATTTGGCCAGTTGGTTCAGCAGTACACGCCTGTTACCGCACAGCAAAAGATAAATCTTGAGCAGTTGCCGGCAGGTATTTATTTTGCTAAAGTAACATCAGGCAAAAGTGAAATTACAAGCAAGATAATAAAGAAGTAA
- a CDS encoding DUF6642 family protein — protein sequence MNNKFIFCLEAVDDVEIQGNENTINNLEQLAWDTGIDSIYQTCDTIEGLEDSLNALIYADDNFKGYEIIYLVMPGEENSICINDYYYSLEEIAEVFEGKLKGKILHFANAKILDLTPDESQYFLDITGAKAISGYGELNSIASAALDKAFFTLCQDEDDVTEVVEELHRKHYALCKILDFRLYY from the coding sequence ATGAATAATAAATTTATTTTTTGCCTTGAGGCTGTTGATGATGTTGAAATACAGGGCAATGAAAACACGATAAACAACCTTGAGCAGCTGGCCTGGGATACGGGTATTGACAGTATTTACCAAACTTGTGATACAATTGAAGGCCTTGAGGACAGTCTTAATGCCTTGATTTATGCGGACGATAATTTTAAAGGCTACGAAATTATTTACCTTGTGATGCCCGGCGAAGAAAATAGCATTTGCATTAATGACTACTATTATAGCCTTGAAGAAATTGCCGAAGTTTTTGAGGGAAAGCTTAAAGGCAAAATACTGCATTTTGCCAATGCTAAAATACTTGACTTAACACCGGATGAATCGCAATATTTTCTTGATATTACAGGAGCCAAGGCAATTTCGGGATACGGCGAGTTAAATAGTATAGCCAGTGCCGCACTTGATAAGGCATTTTTTACGCTTTGTCAGGACGAGGATGATGTTACTGAAGTTGTGGAAGAGTTGCACCGCAAACACTATGCGCTGTGCAAAATTCTTGACTTCAGACTGTACTATTAA